DNA sequence from the Sphaeramia orbicularis chromosome 13, fSphaOr1.1, whole genome shotgun sequence genome:
tatatatatatatatatatatatatatatatatatattcagagaTTCTGTGGTAAATAAAGTTTAGATATGACACTTATGACACATTTAAGAATTAAGACTCATCAGTAATCGGATGTCCATAACAGGCCATTGTAACAGAGGAAGCCTTTAGGATCAGTTACATCTTAATTATTCCAGACATGACTGGTTTCATTTTCATCAGCCTCAAGCCTCTAAGACACAAATAAAACAGTATGCACCTTATTAGATAGAAAGAATAGTTTTACTGATTGCCATATGACAGTATGTCATTACGGAtataatttttgttttcattaaatTAGTAACGAATAACCAGTTGTAAAGCCTGAGGTAAAAAGACTATGTGGCATACTTACGTAAGTTATGCATCAAGTAAATTCAGCTTTCTAGTAAAAAACAGGTTCTCTTAAGACTTGGGGCATGTAGTTAAACATTATGCAGttcatttaatacattttctgcATATTTGAGACAACTGTCACATAAAAGAAGTCAAATTATCACTGAAACTCTGAAACCACCTGACAATACATAAGACTGTAGAGAGTAGTGagataaaagttacaaaaatcAGAAATGGAGTCGTCAGTATGCATAGTTCAGTACTTTTTTTGCCTTTtgctttttactgttttattgcttgttttatactctcttgtttactgtacagtgtccttgagtgccaaaaAAGGTGACTATaagtaaaatttattattattattattattattattattattattattattattattattattattattaatattaatgtaaTACAGAAGCAGACCTGTTTCAGTCCTGGGCTTTCCATTTATGGGTGTGAACTTTATCAAACAGACCTCAGGACCCAGACAACGACTGACATCAGGGTCAAAGTAGGATCTAGGTCATGTGTCTTATTGTGGTCGTGgtgggttcagtttgtttgtaatGTAAGGATATGAGAGTGGAAGTGGTAATGCAGTGAAAATGCAAGTTGAGTGTGGTGAGAAGTTGttctaacatgttttaaatgtgattttgaaaaaatattacacactCAGGGGGTCCAAAAACCTCTTCTACTCTACCTGGAACCCAGTCATGTCCTTTATTAACAAACTAAAAACTCTCCCTGATAACTCATGAACTCATGAGTTTTAAGCTAGATCATGAGAGATGATGTGTGTCATTACGCAGCCCAGCACAACCCCATTTGCTCTCAAATCTAGCCCGTAGACCAActccactctttttttttcctttttatttaattatttatggctgatgagtgtcatacctactaatattattgcttttatttgtttatttattaatttaatctCAGATTGGGATGCGTCTGGGACTTCATAGGGTGGAGGGTGGGATGGGGTGGGTATTGTATTTATGTTATGTGCAAAATCcaaaagtgttgttttttgttgtatgactgtcacttttttttttttttttttaccttgaatcCAATAAAAAGAAcactgaattaatttttttttgtgtgaattgtaaAACATGGTCAATTGTATTTGTCAGTGTTAATATTTTAAATGTAGCCCCACTTCATGTCTTGGATAAAGTCTGATTTAATTAAGTGATGCAATTTTATGCCTTATCTGCATAGGGTTGTAGGGGGATCTAATTATTATCTAATTATTCAAATTAAGTACAACATTattcttattaattttttaagTTAGAAAGGTTAAAGTTAACTCGCTTTATTGTCCCCttggggaaattcagtctctgacTTTTACCcaccctaatacacacacagcacctaccattagcattagcattagcacttatcacagattaggagcagtgagttgcCATTGAAACTGCTTAGgcaccaactccagatcttcatcagtaccatgAACGGTGCCACCAACGGGAGAACAAACCTATATTtacctgttttgttttgctttttttttttttttaattaacctgctTTTCAGTTTTACTCTTGGGCCTGAATTTATGATAGTCAAAGTTGCTGAGAATGTCTCGGTTGATGAACAAACTAATAACCTTCAATCAGTAAATTTCCGTCACATCATCTCTGCTTTTCCTACACGTCAGACCAAGATTTGAACCCTGTCTTTACAGGGGgggtctttgtgtttttgtgatgaGAACACTGATTGCAGATTTTGTCTTTGAATCCCCTCTTGGATgtatttttcattgtgttttttttttaaattattattattcatgcaGTCCTTAACAATCAGAAGTGGGGCTTAAGTAACTAAAGCTGAGAACCCTTGTATTACATGTCTCTCCATAAGGCACAAACTAAACCTAAGCTGTACGAGGAGCAGCCAAAATATACATTACCGTCTTTGGTGGCTAAGGCACTGCGGACACCATGCCAGAGCTGTGAGATCTCCTCATCTGTGGGAGTGCAATTTAAACAAGGGCCCTTTTCATTGAGCGCCATCCCTCGTCTTCTGTTGCAGCTCTGGGTTTCCTGATGGCTGGATCTGGGTTTGCTCTTTGTGTTTCCATCTGAGACTGGGCAGGTATACGAGGGTGTCAGCGGTGTGTATAAAACATGACTATCTGTTCTGATTTCGTGATACGTGTGGGGTGGGAAGCAGCTCTCTGGGTTTTCTTTGTGCAGCTCGGCAGCCGGGGGTTGTTTATAGTTGACGCCTGCCGGATCTGTCCCATATGGAGCCTTGGTGACGAACGCCGTCTGTTCTTCTGCCGAGTCCGTCCTGGGAGGAGGTGGGCGGGGCACCACCACCTTCCCTTGGGTCTTGGCAATTTGACTCACCTCCGAGGCAGACTGAGGTCGTATGTTGGTGCCCTTTCTGGTCCTCGAAGAAACAGGACCCGTTTCAGCTTTGACACAGCGCTCTCTCGGAGGGACTTGGGGGCCGCCGGTTCTGGTGTAGCTCTGCGGCGCCTTGACCTCGTCTGCACGTTCTGGAGGCAAACTGACTTGAACCCCGACATCTGCCCAGGCTTGTTTTGTAAAGTGATAACCAGTGGGGGCTGCTCGGGTCACGCCGGGTCCAGGCCTGACAGCCCCCGAGACAGGACTGAGACTCGGTTGGTGGTCCTCTGAACTGTTCTTGGACTGATCGGAGGACCTGCCTTTCATCTGTTTTATGACGCTCTGCTCTCTGTCCTCTTTTTCCACATGGACCTCATCAAACCAGCGCAGCTTCTTCTTGACAGCGCTGTTGCCTTCCAGCTCCTTGCTTTTGGCCCTGGTCAGCTCAACACTATCTCGGATTGCTAGGGCTACTTGTTTTGCAAAGATCAAATGTCCGGCGCCGTACACACATGCATTATCTCCTGACATGTACTTGGACTGCTTCTTCAGGATTCCTTTAATTAGTCTGACTTCACATACTCGATGGGAAACAGGCGATTTTTGCACTTCCTCCTCTGAACACTGAAGGCACTTGGGTGTGTTTGACTGAATGTTGGATAAACATGAACGTTGCGGCAGCTCTGTGTTAAGGGGCTTCTCGGTTTTGAGCTCAGAGTCTGAAATCTTATTAAGATTGTTTATGGAAGTGCTAGATTCTTTCTGGGAGGATAGACAGGGCTTGTCTTTTCCTGCTTGTTGACGAGCTCCTTCTTGAGACACATTATCCGTCATGCTATCATTCAAAATATTTGGCTTTGTGGGAGCCCCGAAGAAACTGTCTTTGCCATTTTTGGCAGGCAGAAGAAGTTCAGTGGCCGACGGATGCTTCGATTGTCTTTCATTGTGGACCCTCTGTTGTCTCAGATCCAACACGGCCTCTTGTTTAGTACACGAAGACTCGAGTACTGTGTTGCCAAGAGGGATTCTATTTGAGACAATGAAGTTGTCACTGGGGCTGTTTTGCTTTGAGTTTATCTCACTCTGCCCTGTGTCTGCACTGAGGATTTCACAGAGAGTAAATAAAGTGGCGTTTTGCAGTGGAGGCTGTGTCTCCGTTTTGGGTGTTTTCTCGATAGATGTGAAGTCCCAAGAAGCCCTGGGAACACGCGTCCTGTTGTTGAGCCCTTCAGAGTcttcttgttttttctgtttgagcTCATGCAGTTTTCTCGGTTGTGGTAAAGTGTCGCCGAGAAGCATCATTGCCGGGAAAGATGTGTGGTCGGACAATGGGTACGGGTCATTTTGCTTTCTCAGGTCTGAATGGGACTTGTCTGTGTCAAACAGCAGGGATGAACAGGACGACTCCAGGCTTTTTATGACGTGGTTGTGGTCCTCGCCGTCCAGACTGTCCTTACTGGAGAGGCTTTCCGAGTTACAGCAGTCGGACACGTGACTATCCTGAAACATGGATGACAAATGATAAtagttaatatataataatggaaacaataatAGGAAGAAACTTTTCAAAATCCAAGTTTCAAAGTGTCTTTACAAGACAACTAAACAGACAAGTCACAAAATCATCAAGCTTACACAAAAGGTAGATTAAAAACTATTTTCTGGCTAAAAACTCTATAAAATTAGATAAAACGGGTCCTTGAGCAGGTCTAGACTCTTTGATGGTCTGTGTCCTTGAGTCAGCTAACACTAAACTTCATAAAAACTAAACCCAAACTTGTCAATTCCTTTAAGTACAAACACAACTAAACCtaaactgatataaaaaaaaaaacaactagactaaacaaacataaaatactataataaacactgttttccaaTCAGATGAGATGCACTGCTGTTTATGTGATAATAAAAAGCCAGCAAGATTATTTTTTGGGTCAGGAGATAAATAAATGTGTCACAAAACCTTCAAAGAGACGAGTGTTTTTGACATTTGACAGGACAGGATGTTCCTTTTTTTTGGATAACTGTACTTACAGTGTGAAAGTGAAAGGCTGTCATACTTTCTGTTCAGAACAGTTTtactgagagaaaaaaatcagagcCTGATAACTGTGATTTGCTATTTACAATGTGTATACGGGCCTATGTATGTGGCTGGTTTACACAATCATGATATTTAATATAAAGTGGTAAATAGGTGGTAGATTCTCTAGGAACAGTTATTTATGCACAAATTTGGTCTCCTTACAATTTATAGATAAAGTCTGGTTGATGGTTCTTCTTTTTCATAATGTTTCTGACGTTTGGTTTTGTTTCATTCCTGCTCCTCAAATTCTTTCAGCTCAAGGCAAAAATCAAAAGAATCTGGTGTCTCCTTGggacataaaagtaaaaaaaaatcccacagacCACATTAAGcaaatactccattacaagtaaaattcctgaattaaaggg
Encoded proteins:
- the cep126 gene encoding centrosomal protein of 126 kDa, producing the protein MQLLQDNFFYHSNPRLGADKGLGNERQLLVEEQKLCRARARKFSLETNRRRRALEERRKQWDVQEQRLRENVLQQRRQRVQDATERFQRAHLPPSQRRRQSFRRNMPSIEDALNQIKGSLTSYNRQSSFLSSNCSISRSCTPSPKPPPKSKPSQRQAFSAVEAYTKLLQEKSTILLRNSQEAPRSPEKQLDYSPQDSHVSDCCNSESLSSKDSLDGEDHNHVIKSLESSCSSLLFDTDKSHSDLRKQNDPYPLSDHTSFPAMMLLGDTLPQPRKLHELKQKKQEDSEGLNNRTRVPRASWDFTSIEKTPKTETQPPLQNATLFTLCEILSADTGQSEINSKQNSPSDNFIVSNRIPLGNTVLESSCTKQEAVLDLRQQRVHNERQSKHPSATELLLPAKNGKDSFFGAPTKPNILNDSMTDNVSQEGARQQAGKDKPCLSSQKESSTSINNLNKISDSELKTEKPLNTELPQRSCLSNIQSNTPKCLQCSEEEVQKSPVSHRVCEVRLIKGILKKQSKYMSGDNACVYGAGHLIFAKQVALAIRDSVELTRAKSKELEGNSAVKKKLRWFDEVHVEKEDREQSVIKQMKGRSSDQSKNSSEDHQPSLSPVSGAVRPGPGVTRAAPTGYHFTKQAWADVGVQVSLPPERADEVKAPQSYTRTGGPQVPPRERCVKAETGPVSSRTRKGTNIRPQSASEVSQIAKTQGKVVVPRPPPPRTDSAEEQTAFVTKAPYGTDPAGVNYKQPPAAELHKENPESCFPPHTYHEIRTDSHVLYTPLTPSYTCPVSDGNTKSKPRSSHQETQSCNRRRGMALNEKGPCLNCTPTDEEISQLWHGVRSALATKDVKNAVKMQAVDSVRSGRKVGVDTSKPAPVSGNRRTPLSSQLIKQTVDPVRPFPSTHDMAFQEEALKSAAQLHSDGVHAGGLMEDRDAMAAIETTQTLRPGTVLQRGQQQGFSSISVEEQKILLSLDRLNQQLYCVQEHSAASRGLVRLDVPTTKEANAKNHQKHHPSSSTSRSQYHKKF